The window ACTGAAGTAATTAGAGGACATATTTTTTTCAAAACTCCAACTTGCTTTGATAAGGACATATCATTTGACCAATATATTATACCTTTGAACTTCTTTACTTGTTCATTTATTAGATTAGGAGCAATTTCACCCAAAACAGTGAATTCTTTCCCATCCATTGGACTCATATAAGTTTTTATTATACCTTCCTCCTTAACCAAGATAGGTTTTTGTTGTTTTAAATTCTGTTCATTACTATTCATTAGTTCACCTCTTTAATATTTATTTTTTTAAGTGTCTATATTCACCATTTGTATTAATAAAGTTCTATATCTCTAAATCAAGCCTGATTTCCCAAGACTATCAACGCTTCTTTGCCAAATATAAGCTTCAAATTCGTTCGTCCTCCTATATGTTTGTGGAGTAATAATGTTTAGCTTCATGCGTTACATATCCAGCGGCACGTTCAGATGTTAAAATATGGTCAGTATAAATTTATATTTTATTTTCACCAAAGACATATTGCTCTGCCCATCCTCTTGGATGTGTTTTAGCTATATTTAACTCTAAATGACCACGTTTTAAAAGCTTTGCAGCTGCTTGCTCTTCAACGCTCCCAGATTGTCTTAATGCTCTAATTATGTTAGCTTGATTAATTTCTGATGATTCAGCTGCTAATTGACCTGGATGAATACTTGCAGCTTCAGCCTCCCCCTCTCCAGCCTTACTACTTCCTTTAGCAACTGTTTCATTGTAGTTTTTCTGAACTGGCGTTTGTTCAATCTTATTTATTCCATTATCAACTTCATCTGCATAGTTTCCATGTATATTTGGTACCCCATCCCCAACTAGTTGAAGTCCATTTCTGAATTTAATATTATCTAAAGCATTTACAAAATTATTCGCTTTTTCTGCATATTCTTCTCCAAATTCTTTAGCTATATTTTGAGCTTTATTTAAATATTTTTCTCCAAATTCATTTCCTACTTCTGTAAGCTTATTTATATTATTATCTATTGAATTAAATATTTTGCTTGCACCTTTTTTAAGCCACGGTGATACTGCTGGTGATCCTTCTGATGCTAGTTTTTTAAGACCTTTCCCTCCATAGTGAAATGCTCCACCTGTTAGAATTCCTATTCCAACATCAAATCCTAATGTCCAAGGATCTATTTTTCCATCTTCTAGTGTTTGTCTTACGCAGCTTTCAAAACCGTTTGTTATTCCATTTTATTATTTTTATTTTCTGATTCTCTAAGCCTCAATAAAGTACTATAATTTGAATTTGGATCATTAGAGTCAAGCTCTCTATTTTCAATAAGATTACCTTTTTCATCCCATTCTTGATAGTCAAGCTCAATTCCAAACTCATAATTAGCAATTAATTTTATTGACCCGTTTTTATACCAGTAAATCTTACGTCCATGACTACTTCCTCTTCTTAATTCATACTCACGCATAAGTTCTCCTGTAGAATACCATTCTCTACACATTCCATTAGCAAATCCATTTTCATATGGAATTAATTCTCTTATATTCCCATTTTGATACAGTTCATAACCAAGACCAGTAAATAATTCATCATTATAAAAAAACCTATCACCTATATCTCCATATTCTAGTAACTCTATATTTATAGCATACTTAAATAAATTTAATTTTTCGTTTGTACTTTTATATTTATCCATTTTTATTTATTCTCCTCCATTTGTTTTTTTATTAATTTTGTCATTTTAAAAATATATTTTTCATTATATTTTAATCCTTTAGGTCTATATTTTCTTCCTCATATATTTGCTTTTTAATAATTTTTTCTATATTTTTGAACAATAACTCATTTTTAAACTTCATGGTTCCCTTTACAATAATGCAAAATATTACCACTTAGCTTCTTTTTTTTCAATACTTTACATATGGTTTGATACATATTACCTATATAATTTTTTTGAAAAACAAATAAAAAAGTAACTTTCACGACATCAAATCACCTATTTATTCAATCAAATTCTTTTTATATTACAATATTAAAGTTTGTATTAATTTAATTATTTTTTTATAAACAAACAAAAAAATCGGCAAAAGAATATATTCTTTTGCCGATTTTTTAATTACAATTTAACAAACTAATTAAAATACATTTTTGTAAATAATTTTATTTTAAATTATAAACATTTTTTTATTATTAATTCCTTATAAAAACAACTTATATTTACAATATGTTTACTTTTTCTCACATAACAATAAATTTAATTGTCATATTGTATAAACAAATACCACATAGTATTTTTTTGCTGTTTATTATATTTAAGCATAGTTTTTCCTTCAAATACTCTATCCCCAATAATTATAGTAAGCCTTCCTAAATGAAAGTGCCTCAGCTATATGACTAACTTTTATATCCTCTCCTTCAAGATCAGCTATAGTTCTTGAAGTTTTTAAAAGCTTATGATAACTTCTCGAACTGAATTTATACTTGGTAAATACAGTCTTTACAAAATCCTTACATTCTTCATCCAAATAGCAATAAATTTCTATTTTCTTAGTATTTATATCATTATTAGTGTATATACCTTCATCCTCGTATCTTTCACTTTGAATTTTTCTAGCCTTTTCAACCCTCTTTTTTACATCGCTTGAAGTCTCTTCTTTATGATTACTTTGGAACTCTTCAAAATTTATAGGATTTACCTCAACAAATAAATCAAATCTATCAAGAAGTGGCCCTGACGCTCTATTTAAGTATCTATTAACCTCATTACTAGTACACTTACATTCCCTAGTATCATCTGAAAAATAGCCACAGTGACACGGATTCATAGCAGAAATTACTAAAGAATTACAGGGATAGGTTTGATTTATTTTAACTCTAGATATATTAATATATTTATCTTCTATAGGCTGTCTTAAAGTTTCCAAAGTTCTTCTGTCAAACTCAAGCATCTCATCTAAAAAAAGAACTCCTCTATGAGAAAGTACCACCTCTCCAGGCTTTGCATCTCTTCCTCCTCCTATTAAGGCAGTCTTGGTAGCTGTATGATGTATTTGTCTAAAAGGTCTCCTGGTTATTATACCTATATCTTCATCTATAAGTCCAGCTGCACTGTATATCTTACTAACTTCTATCATCTCTTCTTCTGTCATATCTGGTAGTATAGTGTTTATCCTTTTTGCTATCATTGTCTTTCCACTTCCTGGAGGCCCTATCATTAACATATTGTGGTTTCCAGCTGCTGCTATTTCCATGGCTCTTTTAACAAAATAGTTTCCTTTTATATCTGAAAAATCCAATCTATACTCCTCCTTTTTAATCAGGTTTCCTTCCTTAACATATCTTTCAATCTCTGTATTTCCAACTAAAAAATCTATAACCTGTCTCAGATTTTCTACAGGATATAGCTCAACCCCATCTATATAAGATGCTTCCTTCAAATTCTGATATGGCAAAAACACTCTCTTAATATTATTAGATTTTGCATTTATTATTATAGGAAGTACTCCTCTCACTTTTTTCAACTTTCCATCTAAAGCTAGTTCTCCTAAAAATAAAGTTTCACTCATATACTCTTCATTTGATTCATATAAGCTATTTAACATTCCAACAGCCATAGCAAGATCAAAATACGGTCCTTCCTTTCTTATATCAGCAGGTGATAGGTTTATAACTATCCTAGAATTCAAAAAATCATATCCTGAATTAATTATTGCAGACTTTACCCTCTCTTTAGCTTCTTTGATAGATGTATCAGGAAGTCCTATTATATTAAGTATTGGAAGTCCCTTCGTTATATCCACCTCAACATCTACAACAAAACCATCTATTCCTATCAAACAAGAACTCTTTATCTTACAAAACACATAAACACCACCCTTAGTTAACACAAAACGCATTCTCTATATGATTGATATTGTTATTCCTTAAATACACTTCTATAACATCAAACCCTATATCCATATTATTTATATTCTTATACTTAATGTATTGAGTTGCAGTAGATATTATCTTTCTCTGCTTTTTATAATTTACAGCCTCACATGGATATCCATAATTTATAGAATTTCTTGATTTGACTTCTATAAATGATATTTTATTACCCTTAAGAGCTATCAAATCAATCTCACCAATTTTTGTTCTATAATTTTTCTCAAGTATATGAAAGTTATTTTTTATCAAATAATTGCAGGCAATCTTTTCTCCTAAAATCCCTTTTTCCTTGTTATTCATAATTTCCTCCAAATATAAAAATACCCATAATCTTCTTATTTAGATTATGGGTATTAAAAAATAAATTTATACAGTTTTAGAATCTATATCAGATATGAATATCAAAATTTCTGCAACAGCCTCGTAAAGCTCTTGTGGTATTTCTTGTCCAAGTTCTAGATGTTCAAGTTGTTTTGCAAGTTTATCATCCTTATATATAGGTATATTATTTTCTTTAGCAGTTTCTAATATCTTATCTGCAATCTTACCTTTTCCTTTACCTATAAGTTTTGGAGCATCATCTTTATCTACATTATACTTTAATGCTGTAGCTATTTTTATTCCCTTATTTAAATTCATATAATCACACCCACATATTAAAATTAGAAAACTTATTGTTTATATACTCAATATTATTTAATATTGGCTCGTTCTCAGTTTTTATCTTGTAGTTTATATGTATATTATTTATTCCTATACTCTTTAATACACCTATT is drawn from Tepidibacter hydrothermalis and contains these coding sequences:
- a CDS encoding EscU/YscU/HrcU family type III secretion system export apparatus switch protein — translated: MNLNKGIKIATALKYNVDKDDAPKLIGKGKGKIADKILETAKENNIPIYKDDKLAKQLEHLELGQEIPQELYEAVAEILIFISDIDSKTV
- a CDS encoding YraN family protein, with amino-acid sequence MNNKEKGILGEKIACNYLIKNNFHILEKNYRTKIGEIDLIALKGNKISFIEVKSRNSINYGYPCEAVNYKKQRKIISTATQYIKYKNINNMDIGFDVIEVYLRNNNINHIENAFCVN
- a CDS encoding YifB family Mg chelatase-like AAA ATPase, with protein sequence MFCKIKSSCLIGIDGFVVDVEVDITKGLPILNIIGLPDTSIKEAKERVKSAIINSGYDFLNSRIVINLSPADIRKEGPYFDLAMAVGMLNSLYESNEEYMSETLFLGELALDGKLKKVRGVLPIIINAKSNNIKRVFLPYQNLKEASYIDGVELYPVENLRQVIDFLVGNTEIERYVKEGNLIKKEEYRLDFSDIKGNYFVKRAMEIAAAGNHNMLMIGPPGSGKTMIAKRINTILPDMTEEEMIEVSKIYSAAGLIDEDIGIITRRPFRQIHHTATKTALIGGGRDAKPGEVVLSHRGVLFLDEMLEFDRRTLETLRQPIEDKYINISRVKINQTYPCNSLVISAMNPCHCGYFSDDTRECKCTSNEVNRYLNRASGPLLDRFDLFVEVNPINFEEFQSNHKEETSSDVKKRVEKARKIQSERYEDEGIYTNNDINTKKIEIYCYLDEECKDFVKTVFTKYKFSSRSYHKLLKTSRTIADLEGEDIKVSHIAEALSFRKAYYNYWG
- a CDS encoding toxin-antitoxin system YwqK family antitoxin, encoding MDKYKSTNEKLNLFKYAINIELLEYGDIGDRFFYNDELFTGLGYELYQNGNIRELIPYENGFANGMCREWYSTGELMREYELRRGSSHGRKIYWYKNGSIKLIANYEFGIELDYQEWDEKGNLIENRELDSNDPNSNYSTLLRLRESENKNNKME